The following coding sequences lie in one Alosa sapidissima isolate fAloSap1 chromosome 15, fAloSap1.pri, whole genome shotgun sequence genomic window:
- the LOC121683449 gene encoding olfactory receptor 6N2-like, giving the protein MPEIMENVSTFKFFILSGLQDSGVYKPLYFLLAFVLYILIIIVNLTLIFIVTVDKSLHEPMYIFICNLCANGLYGTVGFYPKFLLDLQSDIHMISYSWCLLQTYVIYSSALCEMSVLTVMSYDRYVAICRPLQYHSILTARAVSKLLVLAWSYPLLSSAIVILLTSRIPICRSYIHKLFCDNPSMLMLGCYKAKANQVWSMVVITVYLIQFVLTLVSYAHIVKICISSSEGRTKFSKTCVPHLVVMVIYIVTALFDVFYSWDGSLHLPIGVRNALAIQFLILPPLLNPLIYGLQLPQIRKVLCRQSCRHKVCYLRNNA; this is encoded by the coding sequence ATGCCTGAAATCATGGAAAACGTTTCTACTTTTAAATTCTTTATTCTTTCTGGGCTGCAGGACTCAGGAGTTTACAAGCCTCTGTACTTCTTGTTGGCGTTTGTCCTTTACATCCTCATTATTATAGTCAACTTAACTTTGATCTTTATTGTGACAGTGGATAAAAGCCTCCATGAGCCCATGTACATTTTCATCTGTAATCTGTGTGCAAATGGACTTTACGGGACTGTTGGTTTTTATCCCAAATTTTTGCTGGACTTGCAATCTGATATTCACATGATAAGCTACAGTTGGTGCCTGCTTCAAACATATGTGATTTATAGTTCTGCGCTGTGTGAAATGTCAGTTTTAACAGTGATGTCTTATGATCGCTATGTGGCAATTTGCAGACCACTGCAATACCACAGCATTTTGACTGCACGTGCCGTGTCAAAGTTGCTTGTGTTAGCCTGGTCCTACCCTCTTTTGTCGTCAGCAATAGTTATTCTCCTTACTTCTAGAATACCCATTTGTAGATCTTACATCCATAAACTATTCTGTGACAATCCTTCAATGCTAATGCTGGGATGTTATAAAGCAAAAGCCAACCAGGTATGGAGCATGGTGGTTATTACAGTATATCTTATACAGTTTGTCTTAACTTTAGTTTCTTATGCTCATATTGTCAAAATTTGTATATCATCCAGTGAGGGTAGAACAAAATTCAGTAAAACTTGTGTTCCGCATTTAGTGGTTATGGTCATATATATTGTGACTGCATTGTTTGATGTATTTTACAGCTGGGATGGTTCACTACATCTTCCAATTGGTGTACGTAATGCATTGGCTATACAATTTCTGATTCTTCCCCCACTATTAAACCCATTAATTTATGGCCTCCAACTTCCACAGATTCGAAAAGTACTATGTAGACAAAGTTGTAGACATAAAGTGTGTTATCTTAGAAATAATGCATGA